The Helianthus annuus cultivar XRQ/B chromosome 16, HanXRQr2.0-SUNRISE, whole genome shotgun sequence genome includes a window with the following:
- the LOC110898940 gene encoding uncharacterized protein LOC110898940 encodes MDRKQGFFSALKDEVIRGLSPARSRRRPKLLTNGSLTGETLAPLYEGPDQDGSELGESKRVGSGIGLWMKGQLSRAPSVGAKYRSDLRLLLGVMGAPLAPVHVSSVDPFPHLCIKDTPIETSSAQYILQQYTAASGGQKLQNSIKNAYAMGKVKMVASEFETASRVVKHKHVVGAADTGGFVLWQMNPDMWYVELAVGGSKVQAGCNGNLVWRHTPWLGSHTAKGPVRPLRRALQGLDPRTTASMFTDAKCVGEKKINGEDCFILKLTANPQTLKARSEGPAEIIRHVLFGYFSQKTGLIVHMEDSHLTRIQATGTDAVYWETTINSSMDDYRSVEGVMIAHSGHSVVTLFRFGEMAMSHTKTRMEEAWTIEEVAFNVPGLSIDCFIPPADLKSASFSETSDFPGGERGKSGLVVAGHRAKVAALG; translated from the exons ATGGACAGGAAACAAGGGTTTTTCTCCGCTTTAAAAGACGAAGTGATACGCGGGTTATCTCCGGCGAGGTCCCGCAGGAGGCCCAAGTTGTTGACTAACGGGAGTTTGACTGGAGAGACTCTGGCGCCATTGTATGAAGGCCCGGATCAAGATGGGTCGGAGCTTGGGGAgtccaaacgggtcgggtcgggtattgggctgtggatgaaGGGGCAGCTTTCTAGGGCTCCCTCTGTTGGTGCTAAGTATAGGTCTGATTTGAGGTTGTTGCTTGGTGTTATGGGCGCACCGCTTGCTCCGGTGCATGTTAGCAGCGTTGATCCGTTTCCTCATCTTTGCATTAAGGATACTCCAATT GAAACATCGTCTGCTCAATACATATTGCAGCAGTACACAGCTGCATCTGGAGGGCAAAAGCTACAAAACTCCATTAAAAACGCATACGCCATGGGGAAAGTGAAGATGGTAGCTTCCGAGTTCGAAACCGCTTCAAGAGTGGTGAAACACAAGCACGTTGTTGGAGCCGCAGACACGGGTGGGTTTGTTCTGTGGCAGATGAACCCGGATATGTGGTATGTTGAGCTAGCTGTCGGTGGTAGCAAGGTTCAAGCCGGCTGCAATGGAAATCTTGTTTGGAGACACACCCCTTGGCTCGGTTCACACACTGCTAAAGGCCCGGTTCGACCCCTGCGTCGTGCGCTTCAGGGTCTCGATCCTAGAACCACAGCGAGTATGTTTACGGATGCTAAGTGTGTCGGTGAGAAGAAGATTAATGGTGAAGATTGCTTTATTCTTAAACTAACCGCTAATCCGCAGACGTTAAAGGCGAGAAGTGAAGGTCCAGCTGAGATCATAAGACATGTTCTGTTTGGCTACTTTAGCCAGAAAACCGGACTCATAGTTCACATGGAAGATTCGCATTTAACCCGCATTCAAGCCACTGGTACTGACGCGGTCTACTGGGAGACCACAATTAATTCTAGTATGGATGATTATAGGTCTGTTGAAGGTGTAATGATTGCGCATTCAGGTCACTCTGTGGTCACCCTTTTTAGATTTGGTGAGATGGCAATGAGCCACACCAAGACAAGAATGGAAGAAGCATGGACCATTGAAGAGGTTGCATTCAATGTCCCAGGCTTGTCAATTGACTGTTTTATCCCTCCAGCCGACTTAAAGTCTGCGTCTTTTAGCGAAACCTCTGATTTTCCCGGGGGCGAAAGAGGGAAATCGGGTCTTGTGGTCGCTGGTCATCGAGCAAAGGTTGCAGCCTTGGGTTAA